In Polyodon spathula isolate WHYD16114869_AA chromosome 11, ASM1765450v1, whole genome shotgun sequence, one genomic interval encodes:
- the LOC121322866 gene encoding C-C motif chemokine 20-like: MERCNLLPVFLMLLLASLYVDHAAARDHSCCLAYSKKPLPSSRIKGYTIQTNKNSCNIEAVIFHTINDKHVCANPRDKWVLKRIQHLKVEVERMS, encoded by the exons ATGGAGCGTTGCAATCTTTTGCCTGTTTTTCTAATGTTGCTATTGGCTTCTCTGTATGTTGATCATGCAGCTGCAA GGGATCACAGCTGTTGCCTTGCCTATTCCAAAAAGCCATTGCCAAGTAGTCGGATAAAAGGCTACACAATACAGACCAACAAAAATTCATGCAACATTGAAGCAGTAAT ATTCCATACAATCAACGACAAACATGTTTGTGCAAACCCAAGAGATAAATGGGTGTTGAAGAGAATCCAACATCTGAA ggTTGAAGTGGAAAGAATGTCTTAA
- the LOC121323569 gene encoding C-C motif chemokine 20-like, whose translation MAHCKLFVVATMALLLTFNLFSEQVSAQYQDCCMSYSKKALPCPRIRGYSIQSVKDLCNIEAVVFHTIRGKNICADPSQEWVMDRIACLNNRVKRMA comes from the exons ATGGCTCATTGTAAACTGTTTGTTGTTGCAACAATGGCATTGCTTCTAACTTTCAACCTGTTCAGTGAACAAGTATCAGCAC AATATCAAGACTGTTGCATGTCTTATTCCAAAAAAGCATTGCCATGCCCCAGGATTCGGGGATACTCAATACAGTCTGTCAAGGATCTGTGCAACATTGAAGCAGTAGT TTTTCACACCATTAGAGGAAAGAATATATGCGCAGATCCTTCTCAGGAATGGGTGATGGACCGAATCGCATGCCTTAA taACAGGGTGAAGAGAATGGCCTAA